One genomic segment of Sminthopsis crassicaudata isolate SCR6 chromosome 2, ASM4859323v1, whole genome shotgun sequence includes these proteins:
- the LOC141552783 gene encoding olfactory receptor 4F6-like, whose product MNKLNHSTVSEFVFLGISSSWTIQLGLFVFASIFYVAVVVGNSFIVLTVSYDSHLHSPMYFLLANLSLIDLCLSTVAVPKMIFDLFYEHKTISFKGCITQIFFIHFMGGTEMVLLISMAFDRYIAICKPLHYLTIMNPKMCIFLQVSSWTIGLIHSLTQLAFVVNLPFCGPNEIDSFYCDLPRFIKLACMDTYKLEFIVTANSGFISIGSMFLLFMSYIYILISVQKSSSGLSKALSTLSAHITVVVLFFGPCIFVYMWPFPIMPVDKFLFILDFVVTPVLNPSIYTFRNKEMKVAMRRLFNQYGLGSLNVKSTYGNKLCSLTHRIP is encoded by the coding sequence ATGAATAAATTGAATCATTCTACGGTGTCAGAGTTTGTGTTCTTGGGAATCTCCAGTTCTTGGACCATACAGCTTGGTCTCTTtgtgtttgcttccattttctatGTGGCTGTTGTGGTGGGGAATTCCTTTATTGTACTCACAGTGAGCTATGATAGTCACCTACATTCTCCAATGTATTTTTTGTTGGCCAATCTCTCCCTTATTGATTTATGTCTCTCCACTGTTGCAGTTCCCAAGATGATTTTTGATCTTTTCTATGAACACAAAACCATATCATTCAAAGGTTGTATCACCcagatatttttcattcatttcatggGAGGAACTGAGATGGTGCTGCTCATTTCCATGGCATTTGACAGATACATTGCCATATGCAAGCCTCTTCACTATTTGACCATTATGAACCCCAAAATGTGTATTTTTCTTCAGGTGTCTTCTTGGACTATTGGCCTTATACACTCATTGACTCAGTTGGCTTTTGTAGTGAATTTGCCTTTTTGTGGTCCTAATGAAATCGACAGTTTTTATTGTGACCTTCCTAGGTTCATCAAATTAGCCTGCATGGACACCTATAAGTTGGAGTTCATTGTCACAGCTAACAGTGGTTTCATCTCCATTGGCAGCATGTTTCTCTTATTTATGTCTTACATTTATATCTTGATCTCTGTTCAGAAATCTTCTAGTGGATTGTCTAAGGCTCTTTCTACATTGTCAGCTCATATCACTGTGGTGGTCTTATTTTTTGGTCCATGTATCTTTGTCTACATGTGGCCATTCCCAATAATGCCAGtggataaatttctttttattcttgattTTGTTGTCACTCCTGTTCTAAATCCTTCTATATATACATTTAGGAACAAAGAGATGAAAGTTGCCATGAG
- the LOC141552784 gene encoding olfactory receptor 4F6-like: MNEVNHSMVYEFVFLGISSSWAVQFFLLIFSFMFYVTIVLGNFFIVLTVISDRHLHSPMYFLLANLSLIDVCISSVAVPKMIYDLFHEHKAISFPGCLIQIFFIHFFGGIEMVLLISMAFDRYIAICKPLHYLTILNPRMCIYLLVASWVIALIHSLTQLAFVVNLPFCGPNEIDSFYCDLPRFIRLACADTYKLELMVTANSGFISIGTLFLLAISYIYILVTVQKHSSSGLSKALSTLSAHITVVVLFFGPCIFVYMWPFPTMPVDKFLFILDFVVTPILNPSIYTFRNKEMKVAMRRLIIQLGSTRKIFK, translated from the coding sequence ATGAATGAAGTGAATCATTCCATGGTATATGAATTTGTGTTCCTGGGGATCTCTAGTTCATGGGCTGTGCAGTTTTTCCTCCTGATATTCTCTTTCATGTTCTATGTGACTATTGTGTTGGGAAACTTCTTCATTGTGCTCACAGTCATCTCTGATCGTCACTTACATTCGCCCATGTATTTTCTGTTGGCTAACCTCTCTCTCATAGATGTGTGCATTTCTTCTGTTGCTGTTCCTAAGATGATTTATGACCTTTTTCATGAGCACAAAGCCATATCATTTCCAGGTTGTCTTATCCAGAtattcttcattcatttctttggAGGAATTGAGATGGTGCTGCTCATTTCCATGGCCTTTGACAGATATATTGCCATATGCAAGCCTCTTCATTACCTGACTATTTTGAACCCAAGAATGTGTATTTATCTTCTTGTGGCTTCTTGGGTCATTGCCCTCATACATTCACTGACCCAGTTGGCTTTTGTGGTAAACTTGCCTTTCTGTGGCCCTAATGAAATTGACAGTTTTTATTGTGATCTTCCTAGGTTCATCAGACTGGCCTGTGCAGATACCTACAAGTTGGAGCTCATGGTCACTGCTAACAGTGGTTTCATTTCTATTGGCACCTTATTCCTACTGGccatttcctatatatatattttggtcaCTGTTCAGAAACATTCTTCAAGTGGTTTGTCTAAGGCTCTTTCTACATTGTCAGCTCATATCACTGTGGTGGTCTTATTTTTTGGTCCATGTATCTTTGTCTACATGTGGCCATTCCCCACAATGCCAGtggataaatttctttttattcttgacTTTGTTGTCACTCCTATTCTAAATCCTTCTATATATACATTTAGGAACAAAGAGATGAAAGTTGCCATGAGAAGATTAATCATCCAACTAGGGAGCAccaggaaaatttttaaataa